The Harmonia axyridis chromosome 3, icHarAxyr1.1, whole genome shotgun sequence nucleotide sequence TACAGGTGATCACTAGGTGTACAATTTTGGTCATTTTTTTTAGGAACAGACTTCTTGGGATTATCATAGACACTATgccatattttttctaatttctggacTCTTTCTACTGCAGCTTTTGAGTTGTTTGGAGAGGCATCTATTCCCAATACAGGTATTTTATGATGTAAGGCTAGCATGGAACTTAAATAACCTTTACCATCCCCAACATCTATGATATGACTAGCTCCTCCAATTTCTTTCAAAGAAGCAACAATTGAACTCAATATTTCAACTTCGTGCGACTTCTTCTGCGACatgaaaatattcagttttaGTCCATTGATATCTTTACATCCAAAAGATTCTAATTTATCATAGAATTTTTCAAGTGTTAAACAAACATCACCATTTTCAAGCAGGGAACATGCTTTAcaagattcaaaatattcaccCAGAAGTGGAAGATTTGTGAAGTTTTTAGCAAATATATTTTGGATTACTTGGGTGTGAGacattgaattaatttcactTCTAATTTCAGGACTTATGCAAGTCTTAAATATATTATTTGTGAAAAAATCTACCATGTGGCAATTGGCCAGAGGAAGTAATGGCTCTAAATGCAACAGAATTTTTTCAACATGGTATTGTACTAGTTGGATAGAGTTCATTTTCAGAATGCTAAGCTTTCTCCTTCTGAAAAATTTCCATTAACTTTCAATAATGAGCATAATAACTTGAATTTTACTCTGATATTATTCAAAGATTCCTTCAGATCAGTATTTTCATCATTGTCTTCAGGGAATTTTCCTATTAATTCTTGAATAGTGATAATAGTTTTCAATACTCTATCTGTTACATCAATTCCCTTCTCTTTGgagaaattttgataatattctatAAAACTAGAATAATACCCTAATTCTGCACCTATTTCTGCTCCACGATGATAGCCCAAGTGATAGGCTTCAACATTTTCTTGTTCTATTCCTATTTTATAGCCTTCCTCGAAACTTTTCtctacaattttttcttcagcaaaaaaaatatcatcgaaaATATCATTGATATCTTGGTTCTGTTCATTATCCACCATTTCTGCGAAAATAATACCAATTCAAATATCGATTCAGTACTTCTAaatggataataataatattcacctTAGCAAAAACttgaatcaaataaaaattttcacatGTTAAAATTTGACATTAATTTAACAGTTTGTGATACCACAGAAGAGAATGAATATCGGTGAAGCCCAAacggaaaaaaaaacgttatttgaatttttctatctgattattaaaatcaaatttggGTAGATGTAAATCGATTACACAAATACTGAAGTTATTTGTCAAAATAGttataaacattaattaatttaGGAAATTGATTTGT carries:
- the LOC123676045 gene encoding protein LTO1 homolog, with the protein product MVDNEQNQDINDIFDDIFFAEEKIVEKSFEEGYKIGIEQENVEAYHLGYHRGAEIGAELGYYSSFIEYYQNFSKEKGIDVTDRVLKTIITIQELIGKFPEDNDENTDLKESLNNIRVKFKLLCSLLKVNGNFSEGESLAF